In Fluviispira sanaruensis, a genomic segment contains:
- a CDS encoding SDR family oxidoreductase, whose translation MHNLSSLFSLKDKYILITGAAGLLGIKHAEAIALAGGKPILTDINTDSLKRISEEIENKYNTTCLFFKMDVTSEISVNEIYNILKGKNIFVNVLINNAARNPKVEDSTNKLNLRNRLEFLDLESWNLDISVGLTGAVICSKVFGTCMANRKKGNIINISSDLGIIAPDQRLYRKENLLDSEQDVKPASYSVVKHGLIGLTKYFASYWGDKNVRCNALSPGGILNEQNSTFLKNIQDRIPLGRMAYADEYQGAIIFLSSDASSYMNGSNLIMDGGRSIW comes from the coding sequence ATGCATAATTTAAGTTCTTTATTTTCTTTAAAAGATAAATATATTCTTATCACCGGGGCGGCTGGATTATTAGGTATTAAACATGCGGAAGCGATTGCACTTGCTGGTGGCAAACCTATATTAACAGATATAAACACTGATTCCCTAAAAAGAATTTCTGAAGAAATAGAAAATAAATATAACACTACCTGTCTTTTTTTCAAGATGGATGTTACTTCTGAAATCAGTGTTAATGAAATATATAATATTTTAAAAGGAAAAAATATTTTCGTAAATGTCTTAATAAATAATGCTGCGAGAAATCCTAAGGTTGAGGACTCTACTAATAAATTAAATCTGCGTAATAGATTAGAATTTTTAGATTTAGAATCTTGGAATTTAGATATTTCTGTTGGTTTAACTGGCGCTGTAATTTGTTCTAAAGTATTTGGTACTTGTATGGCAAATCGAAAAAAGGGAAATATTATTAATATTTCTTCAGATTTAGGAATCATTGCCCCTGATCAAAGACTCTATAGAAAAGAAAATCTTTTAGATTCTGAACAAGATGTTAAACCAGCTAGTTACTCTGTTGTGAAACACGGTTTAATTGGTTTAACAAAATATTTTGCTAGTTATTGGGGGGATAAAAATGTTAGATGTAATGCTCTTTCTCCTGGAGGTATTTTAAACGAACAAAATTCTACTTTTTTAAAAAATATCCAAGATCGAATTCCACTTGGAAGGATGGCTTATGCAGATGAATATCAAGGAGCAATTATATTTCTAAGCTCTGATGCTTCCTCTTACATGAATGGTTCAAACTTAATTATGGATGGAGGAAGATCAATCTGGTAA
- a CDS encoding ABC transporter ATP-binding protein encodes MLIKLNLLLKFIGKKAVIWLCIGFFSSILLGFVDLSISLFIQLFLVNLGFINENIKVYGYTIPRLSSEYIIILLLLIGIIRFTGQLFSSNSISFVLDFINCRLRNLVIHDMLFKSSKSINSASEVNFKISELFPKASSFISSSISLLSSLLQCICVLLFMFITTWKESIIALLGIFLIGFLIRKINNSVRKTASAVPAEQHKLISGIEKVSRNLLFISVMRTQLKEQKDLVESAINYSSFSIRTNFLNNLAVTLSPFLGIILLIIIICMSQIFWQTPGLVLLSFLYLLIRFIQNLSSLVGLFGILNIYYPQFKATMKYFHDYPQNEKEEALKFSNNIKFYGESSRYNLIRTSNNNQLTPKLNKEKVETKQQSIPPSILFNEVSFCYSPSQKNVIQNLNFFVKPGSQIGIIGPSGAGKSTILMLLLNILIPQKGEIKIDQAPVQDFFKNSDNMIGYVGPEPFLIKGTLRENVIYGIQRDVIDEEILESCEKANLKELVLEKGFDYEISEDHAGLSAGQKQRLCLARALLNNPKLLVLDEATANLDDASESSIAESIHNFKGICTVVIVSHRPGILKGVDNIIKLV; translated from the coding sequence ATGTTAATAAAATTAAATTTATTATTAAAATTCATTGGTAAAAAAGCTGTTATTTGGTTATGTATTGGATTTTTTTCTTCAATATTATTAGGGTTTGTTGATTTATCAATATCATTATTCATTCAATTATTTCTTGTAAATTTAGGGTTTATTAATGAAAATATAAAAGTTTATGGATATACTATACCAAGACTTTCTTCCGAGTATATTATTATTTTATTATTATTGATTGGAATAATTCGATTTACAGGACAACTCTTTTCCAGCAATAGTATTTCATTTGTTTTAGATTTTATAAATTGCAGACTCAGAAACTTAGTTATTCATGATATGCTATTTAAGTCTTCAAAAAGTATAAATAGTGCTTCTGAAGTTAATTTTAAAATATCGGAACTCTTTCCTAAAGCTTCCTCTTTTATATCATCTAGTATTTCTTTGTTATCATCTTTATTACAATGTATATGCGTTTTATTATTTATGTTTATTACCACTTGGAAGGAATCAATCATAGCTTTATTAGGGATTTTTCTCATAGGTTTTCTTATTAGAAAGATAAATAATAGTGTCAGAAAAACTGCTTCAGCTGTTCCAGCGGAACAGCATAAATTAATTTCTGGTATTGAAAAAGTTTCTAGAAATTTACTTTTTATAAGTGTCATGAGGACTCAATTAAAAGAACAAAAAGATCTTGTGGAAAGTGCGATCAATTATTCATCTTTCTCTATTAGAACAAATTTTTTGAATAACTTAGCAGTAACTTTATCACCATTTTTAGGGATTATTCTTCTTATTATAATTATTTGTATGAGCCAAATTTTTTGGCAAACACCAGGTTTGGTTCTCCTTTCATTTCTCTATTTATTAATTCGATTTATTCAAAATTTATCTTCATTAGTTGGATTATTTGGAATACTAAACATATACTATCCACAATTTAAAGCAACGATGAAATATTTTCACGACTATCCTCAAAATGAAAAAGAAGAAGCGTTAAAGTTTTCAAATAATATAAAATTTTATGGAGAAAGTAGCAGATATAATTTAATTAGAACATCCAATAATAATCAATTAACACCGAAATTAAATAAAGAAAAAGTGGAAACAAAGCAGCAATCAATACCACCGTCAATTTTATTTAATGAAGTCTCATTTTGTTACTCTCCCAGTCAAAAAAATGTTATTCAAAATTTAAATTTTTTTGTAAAACCAGGTTCACAAATAGGGATTATAGGACCAAGTGGAGCTGGTAAAAGCACTATCCTTATGCTTTTACTAAATATCTTAATTCCGCAAAAAGGAGAAATTAAAATTGATCAAGCTCCTGTTCAAGATTTTTTTAAAAACTCTGACAATATGATTGGTTATGTAGGTCCTGAACCTTTTCTTATTAAGGGGACTTTACGTGAAAATGTGATATATGGAATACAACGAGATGTTATAGATGAAGAAATTCTTGAATCTTGTGAAAAAGCGAACTTAAAGGAGCTTGTTCTAGAAAAAGGGTTTGATTACGAAATAAGTGAAGATCATGCAGGTTTATCTGCTGGGCAAAAGCAACGGCTTTGTTTAGCGAGAGCATTGCTGAATAACCCCAAACTACTTGTGCTTGACGAAGCCACAGCTAACTTAGATGATGCTTCGGAAAGTAGCATTGCAGAATCAATACATAATTTTAAAGGTATTTGTACAGTTGTTATCGTTTCCCACAGACCTGGTATTCTTAAAGGGGTTGATAATATAATTAAGTTGGTATAG